Part of the Microcoleus sp. AS-A8 genome, TGCTTTGGGTGTGCGTGACTTGGGTGCATTGGAATCTGCTCTAGCTCAACCTCGCATGACATTTGGCGGAGAAGATTTGTATCCAACGCTTGTTGATATGGCTGCTGCTGTAGGTTTCTCGATAGTGATGAATCATCCGTTTGTGGATGGCAATAAGCGCACAGGTCATGCGGCAATGGAAACGTTCCTGGTCTTGAATGGAATGGAGATTAGCGCTTCTGTCGATGAGCAAGAACAGGTTATCCTCGCGTTAGCATCTGGTAATTCAGGGCGTGAGTCGTTTGTCGAGTGGTTGAAGCAACATATCACAGCCATCGAACAGTAGCTTTAACTATTATCTACTACAGTAATGTATCAGTTGGAGCGATCGCGCTTACCTTCCATCTCACTTTAAGCGTTGGGCTTCGTTTCGAGTTATCTGTTACTGATGAGTTTAGCCCTTAGCGTTCCAAGTATGCGATCTGCGCTTCGCAGCAGCGCTTCGCTATCGCAGTTAGGTTGAGATTGTGATGGGCGATTGCCCAAGGGGCACCAGCAAAGCTGATCGCACAGCTACGCTAAAATCTAGGCACAGTACTCTGAGAGCTTGATTATGAAAATTAAGGCAGTCATCTGGCAGGAAGATGGGGTATGGTGTGGTTCTGTACCTGCTCTACCAGGCTGTCACACTTGGGGAGAAAGCTACGAGCAACTGTTGGAGATGCTAGAAGATGCTATTCAGGGTTGGCTGGAAGTTGCTAGTCAACAGGAAGAGCTTGAACCTGAGAAACAATTGATTGAGCTATCTGTATGAAATCTGTTTCCGGTAAAGCTCTTTGTAAGATTGTTGAGCGATATGGTTGGGAACTAAAACGAGTCACTGGTAGCCATCATATCTACGCTCATGAAGATATTAGGGCGATTCTCTCCATTCCTGTTCATGGTAATCGGGATCTGCCTACTGGAACTTTAAGAAGACTTCTCAAGGATGCTGAGCTTACTGAAGAAGACCTAGACTAACAGCGCGATCATCCATCACGGTAGGTTGAGTTGACACAAGGAAATCCAACATCTACTTTTGCTCATCATCTATGCCAATAACAGCGATCGCGCCTACCTTCCATGTGACTTCAAGCGTTGGTTTGGTTTCAGGGTTATCTGTCACCCAAGAGTTTAGCCGTTAGCGTTCCAAGGGGAGCGATCGCAAAGCTTGATATACTCATGAGATTTGACAATCAAATTCCATGAGCGGCATTGACCGTGACATTATCCTCGACCTCCGGCATATCGCCAAACATCTACCCGATACAACTCCAGTGCAAAGGTTATTGAGACGAGGACGATCAGCTCACGTTTTTAACGATGATGCCACAATGGATAGAATTGCCCAAGCCATTATAGAAACAGGAGAATATACAGGCATCATCAGAGGATATGAGCGTTACGGGTTATTTTTTACTGAACCCATTGGTTACAGAATCAATCCTGATGATGGTTCCCGAACTCCACTATTCTATGGAGAGGTGAAAATTGATACAGAAAACCGATATCACGTCATCCCCCGCACTCGACCCAGTGAGGGATAATTGGCACTTTACAGAAGTCTGGATCGATCCAATGTTGTCACCTCCATATGTATTACTACTCCTGAGCAACCAAGCAGGACACTGTTGCGTGTACGATCCTGCCGAAGGTTACAAGGTGATATTTAGCAGTTCAACCTACCAAGAAGCGCAGAATTGGCTGCTAGAAGATGAATATGAGCCAATTGAAGGGCGACTCTGTGCATCTGACTTTCAGTAGAGTGCGATCTGCTGAAAGCAGCAGCGCAACGCTCTCGCAAGCTTGCTGACGGTAGTTTTATTGCTTCATTATTGGGTAAAGAAGTGAACCGTTGAAGCTCATACCAATTCTCTATGAAGTTGCACTTTATGAACCCCCGGCTATCGCCGTCCCCCTTATTAAGGAGGACTACAGGGGGTAATCAATTAAGTGTATTGTTACTGAGAAATGGTATCACAACCGATTAACAACCCCTTGCACTTAACTGCCAATCAACTTGAGCCTTGCAATACTGTGAACTGATGAGTTGTGTACTCGAAACAATACGATTACAGCTTCGTTCTTGCCAGATAGAGGATGTTCAAATTGTCCACATACTCTGGATAAATGACTGCATTCGCTATTTCCTCTTCGACAACCGAGTAATTTCGTTGGACGAGGCACAATCCTTCGTTGAGGACAGCCTTGCAAACTTTGAACAGCATGGGTATGGAATCTGGCTAGTTTTTGAGCGCGGCAATGACAGTCTCGTCGGTTTTGCTGGCTTCTTGCCTTCACAAGAAGGGACTCCCAGTTTAATTTACGGAATTCATCCTAATCGCTGGGGATGTGGTTACGCCACGGAAGCCACCAGTGCCGTGTTGAATTATGCACTGGAAAATCTTGCTCTGTCCAAGGTGAGGGCGGATGTAGACGAACCGAATGTTGCATCTGTGCGAGTACTTGAGAAGCTACGCATGAGGCGAATCGGTGACGCAGTCGTTAATGGGCATCCACTTATTTATTTTGAGCGCTCGCGCTCGGAGGAGTCAATCAATAGTTAACCGACTTAAGCTACTAATGGAGGCGGTAAGTTAAGAGTTATTTGGCACAAACAATAATAGAAACGTAGTGATCAGCAAAATGTTGATAATCGTATTAAACTGCTGAAGTTGGCATTAGCAGAAATACAGAGGGGCATAAATCTTATGTCAGATTGCGGTTGCAAGATGGAAGCGCGAAACAAGCAGGAGCGGAAAACCCTTCTCACCGTTCTTACTATCAACAGATTGATGTTTTTTATCGAGTTTGGCTTCGGGTTCTTGGCACAATCTATAGGACTCATTGCTGATTCCCTCGATATGTTTGCCGATGCTTCTGTTTACGCTATCAGTTTGTACGCGATCGGTCGCAGTGTTTCACTTAAAACTAAAGCGGCTTTCATCAGTGGCATTACGCAAATAGCGCTAGCGTTGACGGCACTAGCGGATGTAATGCGTCGATTTATTTGGGGTAGTGAACCCATCAGTGGCTTAATCATAGGAATTGGTCTTCTTGCACTCATTGCTAACGTTACCTGCTTGCTTCTGATCTCCAAGCATCGACAAAGAGATGTTAATATGAGAGCCTTGTGGATCTTTTCCAAAAATGACGTGATTGCGAATTTAAGCGTTATTGTTTCTGGCGGTATTGTCGCGTTGACAGGTTCTCGGTATCCTGATTTTGTGATTGGATTCATGATTGCTGTTTTGGTATCGTGTGGTGGCTTTCAAATTTTACGCGAAGCTCGAACCTTATCAGTTGTGAACAATGAACGAAAACAAAGAACCCAATCAATTTTTTCGTAATGAAAAGTTAGATGAAAATCAAATCTTTGTTGAGGTGCCCACCGATCAACAATCCCAGAAAATTAGATTGACACGACACACCTTAACAGCAATAAATGTCAAAGATTCACAATAGTGAGAGTGGGCTAACCGTTCGCGTAGCGAGAAATGATTGTGACAGACTATATTCTTCAGATAGCAACCAGCCTTGATGGATACATTGCAAGATTAGATGGGAGTATTGATTGGTTACCAGTCCCTGAAGAGGGTGGCGAAGATTACGGCTACACTAAATTTTACAATTCAATTGAAGCATTGGTCATGGGTGCTACCACCTATGAACAGGTTTTAAGTTTTGGCGATTGGCCTTATCCAGGCAAATTTTCGTATGTTTTAACCACTCGAAATTTATCGACGACACGCACTGATGTACGTTTTGTGAAAGGTGGTGTTGAAGAAGTTGTAGAGGATGTCAAGAAGAAGGGTTATAAACGAGTTTGGTTGGTCGGAGGTGGAAAGGTTGCAGCCTCATTCATGGAGAAGGGATTAGTGAGCGAGTACATTATTGGAGTCATTCCCATTATCTTAGGAGCAGGTATCTCTCTGTATCAATCAGTACCAGAACAAAATCTCGATTTGATTGAGACAAACACTTTCTCTTCTGGTGTAGTCGGGCTTCGTTACAGGAAGAAGTGATACCTTGATTGATTGATTATCCATTGGCACGCGATCTAACAATTGTTGTAGCCAACACTCAAAGCCATTCGTGTTGTGTTCAAGCGTCATTACTGCTGCTGAATGTACATTCAATAGCAAAAGCAGAATTATCTTGGCGATCGCCACTTGGATGCGTCAACCTGAAAAACGCTGTAGTGTCTCCAAGTATAATCTCTACTATTTTCTGAACTTCCAGCCCAGCTATGATTCACCCAAAGCAAGTCGATCGCTTCAACGGTTCACTCACCGAATTGGCAGAAGACCTAGGGAATCTTCAGTACGATGTCCTTGCAGAATTTCTCGGCTTACTTGCTGTCAAGATTGAGCAGGATGCAAAAAAGGATAACGAACGTGGCAGAGTCAAGCTTGCAGCCTCATTGAAGCGATGCGCTGATGACCTGAAGAATGCGAAGGATGGGATTACCCAAGCATGGACAATCTGTCAACCTTATATAAAAGATTAGAGCGAAAGCTGATCACCCAATTGGGTCAGCCAACAGGATGAAGTGTGATTTCCGTAATCACTTGTAGCATGAGTGTAGTTAACTAAAGCTTAAATTGCTGCAACTGCCGCATCCTACGAAATTTTATGACTACGCTAACCATCCGCCCTTATGCCGGGGAAGCCGATTTAGAAGCGATCGCACATCTCATAAACGCTTGTGAAGCAGTAGATCGCACGGATTCAGGTACATCTGTCTCCGAACTACGACAATCGTTTGATGACCCATCCGTAGACAAAGCCCGTAACATCTATCTTTGGAAAGATGCAGAAAATCAGATAATTGGAATAGGTCGGTTGTGGATTCCTCCAGCAGACACAGTCATTGATGGCTTTCTGGGGTTTCGCGTCCACCCCACGGCACGGGGCAAGGATCTAGAGAAACAGATCATTGCGTGGGGCGAGGGACGGATGCGCGAGATACAGCAAGAGCGTGGTGTGCTGATGAAGCTACGCTCTCGCTCTCGCGCCGATCAATCTGAGCACGTTGCCCTACTAGAAAGCTCCGGTTTCAGAGCCGATCGCTACTTCTTCACAATGGAGCGATCGCTCTCACTACCTATCTCAGAACCTCAACTGCCAGAAGGTTTTGTAGTGCGGGAGATGCAAGGAGAACAGGATATTCAGGCTTGGGTAGAGATGTACAACCAGGCGTTTATCGACCACTGGAATCATCATGAATTAACTGTCGAGCGAATGCGCCATGAATGGAAAAACCCATACTACAAACCCGAATTAGACTTGATTGCGACGGCAACCGATGATACCTTTGCAGCCTTCTGCCACTGTCATATCAATCCAGAAGACAACAAACGGAACGGACGCCATGAAGGTTGGATTATCTGTCTGGGGACACGGCGAGGCTTTCGTCATCGAGGACTGGGACGGGCAATGTTGCTGGCTGGAATGCAGCGTTTACAAACGGCTGGTGTAGAAATAGCCAAGCTTGGTGTTGATGTCGAGAACCCCACTGGTGCGCTTCGGCTTTACGAATCCGTGGGTTTTCAAAAAGCTTACACTAACATCAGCTATGTCAAGGATGTGTCTAATACCGAGTTGCTGTCTAACGTAGAATTTAACGTAGACGCGTAGCGGCTTGCCGCAGCGTCCCACAAAGGGCACTCCAGGACGCTGAGGTAAGAGAAAGAGAGAGTTATATGTTTGAATGCAACTTGGTATAACATTTTGATTTCCCTGTTACAGCAAAAAGACTGGAGTCGCAATTGACTCCAGTCTTTTTTGTTTCGCCCAAATTTGAATTTTGCCTATATCGTTAATTGAATTAAGAAGTACATGGTTTAGCAGTATGTCGATTCAAGCAGGGAGAGAGGTGAAATTTACACAAGTCCTAGAGAAGTTAACCAAATGGAGACACGAACTGGTTGAGCAAATGAGGAATCCCAGCACAACTCAGCGAGTGAGAGAGGAGACGCTGCTATTGAAAAGTCAGCTCGATCACGCGATCGCCTGTCTCCAGATGTGTGAACGATACCAAATCTCACTCAATGCCAAAGTGATGGAAATCCCTCCACCCCAAAATAGGCGTTCATCTAAATACTATTTAATGGATGACTGTGGCTCAACAGAGCGTGATTGTTGGACAGAGGTACAGGCTAATGGCAAATCTCTTGCCGTTTCACCTGAAACTCTTCTGATTCAGCGGGACGCTGGTGCTTCTTGTTCAACCGTTAATTCTCAGCGTCGAGCTTAGAGGCATGTATACTTTACCCTGCACTATGTGCCGCTTCGTTAACATACTTTATTGGGTCAGCTTGTAGGTTTTAACAATATCTTGTAGTAGACCTTCACAAGCATCTAGGAGCAAATCGATCACTTTGTCAAATCCCTCCGGTCCACCGTAATAGGGATCAGGGACTTCTCGCTCACCGTGATGGCTGGCAAAATCACACATCAGTCGTACTTTATCCCGATACTTTCCGACTGGATCGAGGGAGAGAATATCTCGATAATTCTCCCGATCCATGGCTAAAATTAGGTCGAAGGTTTCAAAATCCGATTTTTGAAACTGCCGTGCTTGTCCCTTGAGCTTTATCCCCCGACGCAGAGCGGCTGTTGTCATGCGT contains:
- a CDS encoding type II toxin-antitoxin system death-on-curing family toxin; protein product: MIRYLTLVEVLNLHRQIIEQSGGALGVRDLGALESALAQPRMTFGGEDLYPTLVDMAAAVGFSIVMNHPFVDGNKRTGHAAMETFLVLNGMEISASVDEQEQVILALASGNSGRESFVEWLKQHITAIEQ
- a CDS encoding type II toxin-antitoxin system HicB family antitoxin; its protein translation is MKIKAVIWQEDGVWCGSVPALPGCHTWGESYEQLLEMLEDAIQGWLEVASQQEELEPEKQLIELSV
- a CDS encoding type II toxin-antitoxin system HicA family toxin, which gives rise to MKSVSGKALCKIVERYGWELKRVTGSHHIYAHEDIRAILSIPVHGNRDLPTGTLRRLLKDAELTEEDLD
- a CDS encoding GNAT family N-acetyltransferase encodes the protein MQYCELMSCVLETIRLQLRSCQIEDVQIVHILWINDCIRYFLFDNRVISLDEAQSFVEDSLANFEQHGYGIWLVFERGNDSLVGFAGFLPSQEGTPSLIYGIHPNRWGCGYATEATSAVLNYALENLALSKVRADVDEPNVASVRVLEKLRMRRIGDAVVNGHPLIYFERSRSEESINS
- a CDS encoding cation transporter, with translation MEARNKQERKTLLTVLTINRLMFFIEFGFGFLAQSIGLIADSLDMFADASVYAISLYAIGRSVSLKTKAAFISGITQIALALTALADVMRRFIWGSEPISGLIIGIGLLALIANVTCLLLISKHRQRDVNMRALWIFSKNDVIANLSVIVSGGIVALTGSRYPDFVIGFMIAVLVSCGGFQILREARTLSVVNNERKQRTQSIFS
- a CDS encoding dihydrofolate reductase family protein, yielding MIVTDYILQIATSLDGYIARLDGSIDWLPVPEEGGEDYGYTKFYNSIEALVMGATTYEQVLSFGDWPYPGKFSYVLTTRNLSTTRTDVRFVKGGVEEVVEDVKKKGYKRVWLVGGGKVAASFMEKGLVSEYIIGVIPIILGAGISLYQSVPEQNLDLIETNTFSSGVVGLRYRKK
- a CDS encoding GNAT family N-acetyltransferase, whose amino-acid sequence is MTTLTIRPYAGEADLEAIAHLINACEAVDRTDSGTSVSELRQSFDDPSVDKARNIYLWKDAENQIIGIGRLWIPPADTVIDGFLGFRVHPTARGKDLEKQIIAWGEGRMREIQQERGVLMKLRSRSRADQSEHVALLESSGFRADRYFFTMERSLSLPISEPQLPEGFVVREMQGEQDIQAWVEMYNQAFIDHWNHHELTVERMRHEWKNPYYKPELDLIATATDDTFAAFCHCHINPEDNKRNGRHEGWIICLGTRRGFRHRGLGRAMLLAGMQRLQTAGVEIAKLGVDVENPTGALRLYESVGFQKAYTNISYVKDVSNTELLSNVEFNVDA
- a CDS encoding low molecular weight phosphotyrosine protein phosphatase encodes the protein MSCKLLFVCLGNICRSPSAENIMNHLIEQTGLTDSIICDSAGTGGYHIGSPPDRRMTTAALRRGIKLKGQARQFQKSDFETFDLILAMDRENYRDILSLDPVGKYRDKVRLMCDFASHHGEREVPDPYYGGPEGFDKVIDLLLDACEGLLQDIVKTYKLTQ